A window of Castanea sativa cultivar Marrone di Chiusa Pesio chromosome 1, ASM4071231v1 contains these coding sequences:
- the LOC142607464 gene encoding formate dehydrogenase, mitochondrial encodes MAGAATSAIKSVLTRHLHASPGSKKIVGVFYKANEYAALNPNFVGCVEGALGIRDWLESQGHQYIVTDDKEGPNSELEKHIPDLHVLITTPFHPAYVTAERIKKAKNLQLLLTAGIGSDHIDLPAAAAAGLTVAEVTGSNVVSVAEDELMRILILVRNFLPGYHQAISGEWNVAAIAHRAYDLEGKTVGTVGAGRIGKLLLQRLKPFNCNLLYHDRLKMDAELENQIGAKFEEDLDAMLPKCDIIVINTPLTDKTRGLFDKDRIAKCKKGVLIVNNARGAIMDTQAVADACSSGHVAGYSGDVWFPQPAPKDHPWRYMPNHAMTPHISGTTIDAQLRYAAGTKDMLERYFKGEEFPPQNYIVKEGKLASQYQ; translated from the exons ATGGCGGGTGCTGCTACTTCTGCAATCAAATCAGTTCTCACTAGGCATCTACAT GCTTCTCCTGGAAGCAAAAAGATTGTGGGGGTGTTTTACAAGGCCAACGAATATGCTGCCTTGAATCCCAATTTTGTGGGTTGTGTGGAGGGAGCCTTAGGCATACGTGATTGGCTTGAATCACAAGGTCACCAGTACATTGTCACTGATGACAAAGAAGGACCAAACTCTG AACTCGAGAAACATATTCCCGATCTTCATGTCCTCATTACTACCCCCTTCCATCCGGCCTATGTTACGGCTGAAAGGATCAAGAAGGCCAAGAATTTGCAATTGCTGCTCACAGCAGGAATTGGCTCTGATCATATTGATTTgcctgctgctgctgctgctggatTAACAGTCGCAGAGGTCACGGGAAGCAATGTAGTTTCAGTTGCAGAAGATGAGCTCATGAGAATCCTCATTCTTGTCCGGAACTTCTTACCTGGATACCATCAAGCTATTAGTGGAGAATGGAATGTTGCAGCTATTGCTCACAGGGCTTATGATCTTGAAGGAAAGACAGTTGGAACTGTTGGTGCTGGGCGAATTGGCAAACTTTTACTTCAACGTTTGAAACCTTTTAATTGTAATCTCCTTTATCATGATCGACTCAAGATGGACGCTGAATTAGAGAATCAGATCGGTGCAAAGTTTGAGGAGGATCTTGATGCAATGCTTCCCAAATGTGACATAATTGTCATCAACACACCTCTCACTGACAAGACAAG AGGGTTATTTGACAAAGATAGGATTGCAAAGTGTAAGAAGGGAGTCCTGATTGTTAACAATGCTCGAGGAGCAATCATGGACACACAAGCAGTTGCGGATGCTTGTTCTAGTGGACATGTTGCAG GTTACAGTGGTGATGTTTGGTTCCCACAACCTGCCCCAAAGGACCACCCATGGCGTTATATGCCTAACCACGCTATGACCCCTCATATTTCTGGTACCACCATTGATGCACAG TTACGATATGCTGCTGGAACTAAGGATATGCTCGAGAGGTACTTCAAGGGTGAAGAATTTCCTCCACAAAACTACATTGTCAAGGAGGGTAAACTAGCAAGCCAGTACCAGTAA
- the LOC142607474 gene encoding photosystem I assembly factor PSA3, chloroplastic has translation MVVVASTSSNLTTHFTNTVTCCKPVSPLLQFFNQIYGNPRRPSWSKLPNNCNGVVCVRAYMENPNSFSSFASKVIGSLPVVGLLARILSDEGGVGGDIIDFAEFRRRVGKNCSVADSKAFYDFQDRRGPAGDPSHVLLCCWLAAVGAGFLKSEEILEGVVRFRISDDIEFEEETFLSMMNEAKERRAKLNVAAPTIPMEIRAEKALEAIYVCCFGKDPIEEEDKRLLKIMLSSVFASVGQSEIQRIVEEKAKRVAEGGDENFVLEPKPLPKEAVQLQMKDLEFLKQNRDS, from the exons ATGGTGGTTGTGGCATCCACTTCTTCTAACCTCACAACCCACTTCACCAACACAGTAACCTGTTGCAAACCAGTTTCACCTTTACTTCAATTCTTCAACCAAATTTATGGCAACCCAAGAAGACCCAGTTGGTCCAAACTGCCAAACAACTGTAATGGGGTCGTGTGCGTTAGAGCTTACATGGAGAATCCAAACTCCTTTTCCAGTTTTGCCAGCAAAGTCATTGGTTCTCTCCCTGTGGTTGGGTTACTAGCGAGAATTCTAAGCGATGAAGGTGGGGTTGGTGGTGACATTATTGATTTTGCAGAGTTTAGAAGGCGGGTGGGCAAGAATTGTAGCGTTGCTGATTCTAAAGCTTTCTATGACTTCCAAGATCGACGAGGCCCG GCAGGGGATCCTTCGCATGTTCTACTGTGTTGTTGGCTAGCAGCTGTTGGTGCCGGGTTTCTCAAATCTGAGGAGATTTTGGAGGGGGTTGTTAGGTTTCGGATTTCAGATGATATTGAATTTGAAGAGGAGACTTTCCTTTCTATGATGAATGAGGCAAAGGAG AGACGGGCAAAGTTAAACGTAGCGGCTCCAACGATCCCTATGGAGATTCGAGCTGAGAAGGCTCTTGAAGCAATTTATGTATGTTGctttgggaaggaccctatcgaGGAAGAAGATAAGAGACTATTAAAAATCATGCTCAGTTCTGTTTTTGCATCAGTTGGGCAATCAGAGATTCAGAGGATTGTTGAAGAGAAGGCGAAGAGAGTAGCTGAAGGCGGTGATGAGAACTTTGTTTTGGAGCCAAAACCCTTACCAAAAGAAGCTGTACAACTGCAAATGAAGGACCTTGAATTCCTTAAACAAAACAGGGACTCTTAA